The sequence below is a genomic window from Alosa alosa isolate M-15738 ecotype Scorff River chromosome 5, AALO_Geno_1.1, whole genome shotgun sequence.
GTCATTTTCAAACCTGCAATGCCAAAATCCGTCGTGGTAAATAAGCAAACCATAACAAAATGCTTTGGAAACAAATACATTGTGAAAATTGTAAAATCTCTACTTTAAATAAATTCctcacatctctttctctctctcttagggcACAGCAATCATGTATTTTCGGAGGTTTTATTTGAACAATTCACTAATGGAGTATCATCCTAGGACAATAATGTATGTTTAATTAATTTCTTgacacacactgcaaacaatAGTGACTGAGCATCCCCATGTGCTGTATATTCGTATGTGATAAGTTTTGCTTATGTGGGGTCACACCATATGGACACCTATCTGCTTTGGCAGGTTGACGTGTGCATACCTTTCCTGCAAGGTGGACGAGTTCAATGTGTCCAGCACACAGTTTGTAGGCAATCTTCAGGAGACACCTGCAGGACAAGAGAAGGCCTTGGAGCAGATCTTAGAGTATGAGCTCCTCCTCATCCAACAGCTCAACTTCCACCTGGTGGTTCATACCCCTTATCGACCAATGGAGGGCTTACTCATCGACCTGAAGGTAATACTTCCAGTGCACCCTTGCTTGCGGCTGCTCTGGAAAGACATGTTTTAAAAACAGTCCACCTTCTTGTCAGTGAGCACCCTCTATGTCTCCACCCAGACTAGGTATCCAATGCTGGAGAATCCTGAGGTGCTGAGGAAGGGTGCGGATGACTTCCTCAACCGGGCTACCGTGACTGATGCCGGACTCTTGGCCTCACCCTCCCAAATTGCCCTGACCGCTGTGCTTAACAGTGCTTCTCGGGCCGGGCTCAACATGGAGAGGTGGGTACTGCTTGGGGGTGCTAGTTACTTCCACTGTATCACTGTACACTGTACCACTCTTGAAAGCTTTGTTCTTTAGGGATGGGTGTTGGGGACACAACAAAAGGTATAATGGCTGATACCTGGGTGAGAGACGTGTACCACTTGCTCTGATCATCAGAACACCTAACTGCCCACTTTCCCAAAGGCATTATTCCCTTCTGTGTGTCTCCTAAATGTTAGGACTGATGGCCTTGGCGATTCCGCTAGGCTGTCTGTTTGTGAGAGACATCGAGTGCTGGGTAGGCTCTCTCAGCTCGGACCTATTACcttccagtgaacttctggtgacaaacctaatttgcataatgacattgctgcaaatttgctgcaacattGCAAAAGTTAACcgcaactgtttgccagaaacctgAAATTTCTGCAAGGGAGACTCTTGACTTTGCTTCTCTTCGTGCAAAGAGTCTGGCCAGGCGTCATTGGCAAATGTCTTCTTCCTGGTGGGTGGACATTTGTTTgaagtttaaaatcattggagtttgCGTACATCCATCTCCATTATTCAACTTTAAACTACATTTTCAAACTCAGCGCTACGTAAAGGTATTCGCTCTCAACCACATTCTCTGTTCGTTGGTGGCTCTCGGTTGGTTTTCTACACAAGAAATCCGTTGAAAGCACATCTGTGCCAATCTACTACTGAAGCAAAAATAAATTGAGCAGAAGTAGGTAGATGGGCGGAGCCAGGCTACCAAAATACCGTGTCCTGGTTCAAACAGACAACACCACTGTAGTGTAATATGTCAACTGACAAGGACCCACTGCCCACACAGGCGGACACGGCACAGTGCCCTATGTTCTTTTCTCTCCAAAAGCAGAGTTCACCACAACAGACGTTAGCCTACAAGTGACCAGATACTCTCCTATAAGTTTTTAGGACCTGATCCCCCCCCCCAACCTAGCCAGAGTGGAGCCCCTTCCATTATGGGATGTATTGGACTCAGGCAAGGGGGGACCCTGAACCAGAGATTAATAGTGAACTATGTGCCTGGCCCGTCAGCGGTTTGATGTGAGCACATTGGGCTTGCTGCCTAATGTGATTACAACCATTCA
It includes:
- the ccnh gene encoding cyclin-H isoform X2; the encoded protein is MVIFRHYEKRLVDFSVIFKPAMPKSVVGTAIMYFRRFYLNNSLMEYHPRTIMLTCAYLSCKVDEFNVSSTQFVGNLQETPAGQEKALEQILEYELLLIQQLNFHLVVHTPYRPMEGLLIDLKTRYPMLENPEVLRKGADDFLNRATVTDAGLLASPSQIALTAVLNSASRAGLNMESYLTECMGFKDKESMSKLMDTMRKIKQLTKKYELPKPEEVNMCKQKLERIHAEFSSTNLKRKRGHEEEHEVPKKPLLTEDEVWTDEDLDSL
- the ccnh gene encoding cyclin-H isoform X1, with the protein product MYHISSQKKYWLFENEASLEKQRYEANQKFRSKTLASGKAVNESLFLDHHEEMVIFRHYEKRLVDFSVIFKPAMPKSVVGTAIMYFRRFYLNNSLMEYHPRTIMLTCAYLSCKVDEFNVSSTQFVGNLQETPAGQEKALEQILEYELLLIQQLNFHLVVHTPYRPMEGLLIDLKTRYPMLENPEVLRKGADDFLNRATVTDAGLLASPSQIALTAVLNSASRAGLNMESYLTECMGFKDKESMSKLMDTMRKIKQLTKKYELPKPEEVNMCKQKLERIHAEFSSTNLKRKRGHEEEHEVPKKPLLTEDEVWTDEDLDSL